A segment of the Robbsia sp. KACC 23696 genome:
TCCTTTGCCAGCAAGGCTTGCGTAAGCTCATTGCGTGTCATCTGACGGAACGTCACCTTGACGTCCGGGGTGTGGGCCCGAAAGCGGGCAATTGCCTTCGGCACCAGGAATTGTCCGACGCTGGCCCCGCAAGCGATCCGGACATGCCCCGCCGGCCGTGAGGCGAGTTCCGCCGCGACCTCGTTGACGCGTTGAATCCCGGCGTAGGCGCGTTCGATTTCCGCGAATAAGGTGTGCGCTTCCGGCGTTGGGTAAAGGCGCCCGCGGATCCGCTCGAACAGATCGAAACCGAGCCGTTGCTCCGTGTAAGAGAGCAAACGGCTCACGGCCGGTTGCGAGACGCACAGTAATTTTGATGCGGCGCTGATCGATCCGGTCGAGATGACGGCACGGAACACTTCGATTTGTTTGAAGCTGAGAGCCATCGGCGGGGAAGGGGCGGTCGGAGGAAGGACGCGCGGCTGTCGGAAGCGGCCGCCCTTAACGTTACATTAAGACGCGGCGATAAAAAAATAATCGATGTCTCAAAAGTGGCTGTCTACACTGCCGGCATCGATAACGCGACGCGGTATGACGTATGCACAGCAATTTGATCGGAAGGCTGCGTGGTGCGGTAGGCGATGCGGGTCTGATCCTCGATGCGCCGGGGCAGGCCACGTATTTGACGGACTGGCCGCGGAAATGGTCGGGAACGACACCGGTTGTCGTCCGGCCGGCGTCGACCGACGAAGTGGCGGCCGTGATGCGCATCTGTCACGAAACGCGCACGCCGGTGGTGCCGCAGGGCGGGAATACCGGGATGACGGGCGCCGGGATTCCGGACAAGCAGGGCGGTCAGATCGTCTTGAGCTTGAACCGGATGAACCGCATCCTCGACGTGGATGTCGTCAGCAACACGATGACGGTGGAAGCGGGCGTCATCCTGCAGCAGGTGCAGCAGGCGGCCGCCGATGCCGACCGTTTCTTTCCGCTGAGCCTTGGCGCCGAAGGCAGTTGCACGATTGGCGGAAACCTGGCGACCAATGCCGGCGGTATCGCCGTTTTACGCTATGGCAATACGCGCGATTTGACGCTCGGCGTCGAGGTGGTGCTTCCCGATGGCCGGGTCTGGGATGGCTTGCGCGCCTTACGCAAAGATAACAGCGGCTATGATCTGCGCGACCTGTTTATCGGTTCCGAAGGCACGCTGGGCATCATCACGCGCGCCGTCGTGAAATTGTTTCCGGCACAACATGGGCGGGCGACGGCATGGGTCGGCGTGCCGAGCCACGGGGATGCGGTGCAGCTGCTGTCGATGATGCAATCGATCTGCGGCGAGCGCATCATCGCGTTCGAGATGATGTCCGAATTCGGTTTGTCCGTCATTCTGCGACATGTCGCCGATACGCAGCGCCCGCTCGGCGATGTCCATCCTTATTACGTGCTGGTCGAGATCGCCGATGCGCAGCGCGAGACGCCGCCCGTCCTGCTGGAGGAGGCCTTGGCGAAAGCGCTCGAAAGCGGCCTCGCCCACGACGCGGTGATCGCCGTGAACGACAGGCAGCGGCAAGCCATGTGGAAAATTCGCGAAGGGGTGTCGCAAGCGCAACTGCGGGAAGGCAATCCGTTGAAGCATGACATTGCGCTGCCGATTGCGCAGATCGCGCCGTTTATCGATGCGGCGGATGCGCTCGTCGCCGCGCACTTTCCGCAGTTGCCGGTGTTGAATTTCGGTCATATCGGCGATGGCAATCTTCATTACAATGTGCTGCTGCCGCATGACCTGTGCGATGACGAACGCGAACGCCTGACGCGCGAAGTTAATCTCAAAATACATGACCTCGCGATCGCCTATCGCGGCAGCATCAGCGCCGAACATGGCGTGGGCCTATTGCGGCGCGATGAACTGCGGCGTTACAAGTCGGCCGTGGAGACGGATCTGATGCTCGCGATCAAGCGTGCACTCGACCCGGATCAACTGATGAATCCGGGCAAGGTGCTCTAGGCAACGACGGGCGATCGAATGCCTGGCGTAAAGCGCGGCGCGCCGAGCTTGATTTGGAAATGAACGTTTCCTATAATGCTGCCATGAAATACGAAAAACATCCTGCCGCTGAGGCACGTGGCCCAGGCCGCCCGCGTGAATTCGAGATGAGTGCCGTCGTCGATGGCGCGATCCGGATTTTTCGCGAGCGGGGCTATCACGCGACCTCGGTAGGGGATTTGAGCGCCGCTACGGGACTGACCGCAGGGAGTTTGTACAAGGCTTTCGGGGATAAGCGGGGCGTCTTTATTGCAGCGTTCGATCGCTACGTCGAGATGCGGCATGCCAAGATCCAGGCGGGGCTCGGTGCGGAATCGACGGGGCGAGACCGGATCCGTGCGGTCCTCCAGGTCTACGCGGACGTATCGTTCGGTACCGAGGGGCGTCAGGGATGCCTCGTGTTGTCGTGTGCGATGACGCTGGCCAGCTTCGATGAGGAAGTAGCCCAAAAAATCGCAGCGTCGATGCGGCGCACCGAGGATCTGCTGCGACGTCTGGTGCGGGAAGGACAGAAGGACGGATCCATTGCGCAGGATGTGAAGGCAGACGCCAGTGCACGTGCGCTTTTGGCGATGTTGCAAGGGTTTCGGGCAATTGGAAAGTTTGGCCAATCGCGCGACGAGATGCGTGCGGTCGTCGACGAAACACTGCGGCTGCTGCGCTGATTTTTTTACCTAATTTGGAAATTAAAATTTCCAAATTAAACGTCTTCCGCGTTTTCGCTTCGGGAGGCGTCCCAGAAAGGAGAGGGTATGCATTCGATTTCGATTGGTGGTCTTGCGAACGCTACGGCGCCAGCGTCGCGCCCGGATCCCGCGCTCGCTGGTTTCGTTCATCGTTTTGAGACGGTGAATGGTGTGCGATTGCATTACGTGGAGGGCGGCAAACGCGATGGTGACGCGTTGGTGCTGCTCGCCGGATTTCCTGAGAGCTGGTACGCGTGGCGGAAAGTGATGCCGCTGCTCGCGGCGCATTATCGCGTGATCGCGCCCGACCTTCCGGGCCAGGGCGATTCGGATTGCCCGATGGATGGCTATGACACCACCTCTCTGGCGACGACGATTCACGGCTTGCTCGGCCAACTGGAGGTGAAGCGCTACCATCTCGCGGCGCACGACGTCGGGGCGTGGGTCGCGTATCCGTACGCGGCGATGCATGGCGATGAAGTGCAGCGCCTCGTCGTGATGGATGCCGGCATCCCTGGCGTGACCTTGCCCGATATGCTGCCGACGGCGCCGGATCGGGCGTGGCGCACGTGGCATTTCTCGTTTCATGTCGTGCCGGATTTGCCTGAGTTGCTGATCGGCGGCAAGGAGCGCGTCTACCTCGATTGGTTCTTGCGGCGCAAGGCGGCCAATCCGGCATGCTTCTCCGAGGCCGATGTCGATGAGTACCTCCGTACGTTCACGCGCATGGGCGCGCTGCGGGCGGGGCTGGGTTACTACCGTGCCGCCGGGGAGTCTGCGCGTCAGAACCGGGCGTTTGTCGCAAAGGGCAAGTTGCGCATGCCGTTGCTGGCGTTGAGCGCCGACCAAGGATCGATTCCGGACATGGCCGGCCCGCTTCGTGCATTTGCCGAAAACGTGCAGGGCGAAACGATTTCGCACTGCGGGCACTTTTTGCCGGAAGAGCAACCTGAGGCCGTGGCCGCGGTGATGCGCCGATTCTTGGGCTGAGGCGAGGTAAGGTGGTCGGTGTGCGGCGCGTATTACAATCCGGGCTGACCGCGCGTCTTGGCCGACGCCTCGGCGGGATCGTTTCTGGGGCGCGGTTTATTTCCCTCCTTTAAGGAAAAGCCATGTCGCGCGTCTTGTCACGAAGCATCTCTTTGCGTCTCATGCTGCTGAGCCTGCCGTTGGTCGCGGGCGCCTTCGTATCCCCATTCGCATCGGCTCAGAGTTGCCCGGCTGACGACGAGACCACGATGTGTATGAACCAGCGCTTGTCGAGGGAGTTCGCGGCGGCGGATAAGAAGCTGAATCTCAGCTACCAAAAGCTCATGAAGCAGCTTGCGGGACCGAAAAGCGATGACGCCGATTACCCAGCCGTGCGGGCTTCGTTAATTGACGCGCAGCGTAATTGGGTGGCGTTTCGCGATAGCGATTGCAAGGGGCAGTACATGTTGAATATCGGAGGGACGCTTCGAGACGCGGTGTATCTGACTTGCAAGATCGATCGGACGAATGTCCGCATCAAACAGCTGGATAGGTGGACGCAGGGCGATTAGTCGTGTCTCTTGTACGGGGCGTGTTTCAATACATCACCGTTCCGCCTACGCGCTTTCTTCTTTTTTGACGTTGGGAGTGAGCATTGCTCCTCGCTCAACAAAGCCTGGCTAGCGCCATCTCCGACGCACGGTGCATACCTCGCAAGCTCGGTGAATGCCTTGATATTCGCGTGCACGTCGCAGGCCTAGCCTAGGGTCTCGCAGTCGTGATGCATGACCTTGTCGTGCTCACGCTGAACGTCGAGGAGCGTAATGATGAATCAGGATCTAAAAGAGCAACTGACGCATATCCCGAAAGGCAAGTATCTGATGATCTATGGCCGCTGGGGCAATGCGATCAATCACACGATCGAGCAGGGCGAGCTGAAGGATGTGAATTGGGATCGGGACACGGTCGAGCTGCATAGCACTGTGTACGGTAATGACTTCACCGTCGATATGAGCAAGGCGTTCAGCATCGATGAATCGCGCAGTGGATCCGGCGCCCGGGGCTCGGCGCAATCGCCGGATTGGAAGCAGAATAGCCAGGGCGATTGGTATAAGGGCGATCGCAAGTACGAGGGGCATTGACGCATGCTGCTGCGCCGCGCGTGCCGCTCGCGCACATCAGCAATTTCGCGCTATGCCCCAGAACGAAAAAAGGCCTGCTCCGAAGAGCAGGCCTTTTTAAGTGAACCGGAGTTCACTGAATCCCGTTGGTGCCCGGGGCCGGAATCGAACCGGCACGCCTTGCGGCGGGGGATTTTTAGTCCCCTGCGTCTACCCACTGCGTTTTCCTATCAGGCGTCGGGTCCTTGCTGACGTTCTGCGGCAGCGGCTAGTTTTGCTAGCTGTATTTCGAGCGTCGGCAAGTGTGTCTTTACCGTGTTCCAGACAATTTCCAAGTCGGTGTCGAAGTATCCGTGAATCATTCGGTTACGCATGCCGATGATATTTTTCCAAGGCAATGCTGAATCGGGGTTCGCTTCAAGAAAGGCAGGAAACTCGTTTCGAATTTGGGTGGCGCTTTCACCGATGATGACAAGGTTCATCAACACCGCCTGCTGGATCATTCGAGTCTCAAGGAATCTCGTCTTATCGATGTCCGCGATATAGGCGCGGGCCAAATGCGATGCCTCCAACATATGTTCGAGGTAATCTGCAAGGCGGAGGGCGCGCTGCTTTGCGTTCATACCGGTACCGCTGCATCCAATATTGCAGCCCGGAACTTCACCGAAATATCGTTTGGCGTCAAAAGGTCGACACCGACACCCAGCAGTTCTTCCAGTTCATATTGAATGCCGCCGAGATCGAATAACGTCGCGCCTGGAAGCGCATCAACAAGAATGTCGATGTCGCTTCCTTCCCTGTCATCGCCACGAGCAACCGATCCAAAAATGCGAGGGTTGCTGGCCTTGTTCGCAGCGACGATCTGACGAATTCTGGCGCGGTGGGTGTTCAGTGCGACTGATGGTCTCACGGATGTCTCCGTACGGTTATCAAGCCATCATAATCCTGAGAGTCGGGCTGTCAAGTGCCCAAACGGTAGGCGCCCTGAAGGCTATCAATCAGCACTTTCGCGCTATGCCCCAGAACGAAAAAAGGCTTGCTCCGAAGAGCAGGCCTTTTTAAGTGAACCGGAGTTCACTGAATCCCGTTGGTGCCCGGGGCCGGAATCGAACCGGCACGCCTTGCGGCGGGGGATTTTGAGTCCCCTGCGTCTACCAATTTCACCACCCGGGCCGTTTGCGGCTCGGTGAATCGCGGCAACAAAGCACATCGCTGCCAGGAAAAACATGCCCTAAAGCACACACCGAGACAAACAAGAAGCGGGATTATGGCGGAAAATTTTGAAGTAGGCAAGCACTCTTCATCAAAATTTTACTGTCACCGTGGACTACAGTTCATATCGCTCGCCATCGCTGCCACGCAAGGCTTGATCCAGCAGTTTGCGGTCGGTCTGCGGCGACAGCAGTTCCACCAGCGTATAAATATAGCTGCGCAGATAAGCCCCTTGCTTCAGTGCGATCCGCGTGACGTTCGAGCCGAACAGATGCCCCACCGGCATCGCCTTCAAGGACTTGTCGCGGTCTGCCTGATACGCCATATCCGACATGATGCCGACGCCCAGTCCCAATTCGACATAGGTCTTGATCACGTCCGAGTCGATCGCTTCGAGCACGATGTCCGGCTTCAATCCGCGCCGCTCGAAAGCTTGGTCGATCTTCGTGCGTCCCGCGAACGCGGAGCCGTACGTAATCAATGGATATCGCACCAGATCCTCTAGGGACAGTTCGCCCCGCGACGCCAGCGGATGGTCATGCGTGACGATCGCGACGTGCATCCATTGGAAGCAGGGTACCGATGTCAGTCCCGGATAGTCGGCAATGGCCTCGGTCGCGACGGCCAGATCCGCCTGATCGCGTAATACCATCTCCGCGACCTGCGTCGGATTGCCCTGCAGTATCGACAGATGGACTTTCGGAAAACGCCGACGGAATTCGGCGACCGCAGCCGGCAGCGCATAGCGCGCCTGCGTGTGCGTCGCGGCAATGGTCAGATTCCCCTGATCTTGCGCGGCAAACTCACTGCCGACCCGTTTCAGACTTTCCACTTCCTGGAGAATCCGCTCGACGGACGCCAGAATCAGCCGGCCAGGCTCGGTCAGCGAGCGCACCCGCTTGCCGTGTCGCCGAAAAATTTCGACCCCGAGCTCTTCCTCCAGTTCGATGATTGCCTTGGAGACGCCCGGTTGCGACGTAAACAGGGCCTTCGCCGCCTCGGTGAGGTTGAAGTTCTGACGCACGGCCTCGCGAACGAAGCGAAATTGGTGCAGGTTCATAATAAGCAGCAAGTCCCGAAGCGGCCGAGGCCGGGCAGGCCTCTGGTCTTGTTTCAACTAGTTCGTCATCGCCGCGCCGCTGGGAACCGCGTCTGCGTGTTCAATGATCGATTGGACCGACTGGCACGGTCAATGTCACCGTCGCGGCGTGCGGTACCTCTCCCGATGCCGTCGAGCAACCCTGCGATAATACGGGTTAGCCCTTTTATTTCCTCGGCATAAAAGCCATCGTGGCCGATCGGGGCAGCGTCACAGGTCCGGAACACGGGCGCGTCGGCGCTAATAACCCTGCGGCATAACGGTGTAATTTTTTAGTCGTTTGAAATATAAGGCGAGTTTATTACGATTTCCAGTCCCAATGCCACCGTTCCCGGGCACTGCTGCGTTGTGGCGGCGCGCGTGAGACGCTTACGCCACAAATGCTGAGCGGCCCGAATCGGCCGAATCGCGGCTAGCGGCATGGCGAAGAGTGGCAAGATACGCGAGTCCCCTATGTACCAATACGACCAGTACGATCAGCAAATCGTTGACGAACGCGTGGTGCAGTACGCCGACCAGGTGCGTCGTCGCCTGAGCGGCGAACTGGATGAGGAAGAGTTCAAGCCATTGCGGCTGCAGAATGGCCTCTACATGCAACGGCACGCCTATATGCTGCGCGTCGCCATTCCTTACGGAAACCTGTCGAGCGCCCAGATGCGCATGCTGGGACATATCGCGCGCGAGCACGACCGCGGGTATGGCCATTTCTCGACGCGTACCAATATCCAGTACAACTGGATCAAGCTCGAAGAAACGCCGGAGATTCTGCGCAAGCTCGCGTCGGTCGAGATGCACGGCATTCAGACGTCGGGGAATTGCATCCGCAATATTTCGACCGATCAATTCGCCGGTGTGGCGCCTGACGAAATCGTCGATCCGCGCCCGTATTGCGAATTGATGCGCCAATGGTCCACCTTCCACCCGGAATTTGCCTGGCTGCCGCGGAAATTCAAGATCGCGATCAATGGTGCCACGGAAGATCGCGCGGCGACCTTGCTGCACGACATCGCCATCCACCTGAAGCGCGACGCGAATGGCGACGTCATCGCCGACGTTTTGGCCGGTGGCGGCATGGGCCGTACGCCGATCCTCGGCAGTGTGATCAAACGTGACTTGCCGTGGCAACATCTGGCCTCGTATTGCGAGGCGGCGCTGCGTGTGTATAACCGCTATGGCCGTCGCGACAATATCTATAAGGCGCGGATCAAGATTCTGGTCAAGGCATTGGGCGCTGAGCAGTTTTCGGAGCAGGTTGAGGAAGAGTGGGTCCATCTGAAGAACGGTCCGGCGACGTTCACCGTGGAAGAGCGCGACCGCGTCGCGTCTTTCTTCGTGCCGCCGCAATATGAGACGCTGCCCGCAATCAATCCTGATTACGAGCAGCAACTCCGCGACGATCGCGCTTTCGCACGTTGGGCGGAGCGCAATGTGCGCGCGCACCGTCAACCGGGTTATGCGAGTGTCACGCTGTCGTTGAAGCCGCACAACGCGCCTCCGGGCGACGCGACCGATGTCCAGATGGAAGCCGTCGCCGATTGGGCCGATCGCTTCAGCTTTGGCGAGCTTCGCGTGACGCACGAGCAGAACCTGGTGCTGGCCGACGTGAAACAGTCGGAGCTGCACGCGCTCTGGCAATTGGCACGGGCGCAAGGCTTCGCCACGCCGAATATCGGGCTGTTGACCGATATCATCGCCTGCCCGGGCGGCGATTTCTGCTCGCTGGCCAACGCGAAGTCGATCCCGATTGCGGAAGCGATTCAACGTCGCTTCGACGATCTCGACTACGTGTACGACCTCGGCGACGTGACGCTGAATATTTCAGGTTGCATCAACTCGTGCGGACATCACCATATCGGCAATATCGGCATTCTCGGCGTCGATAAGGATGGCAGCGAGTGGTACCAGGTGTCGCTGGGCGGCGAGCAGGGGAACGCCGCGCAGATTGGGCGTGTGATCGGACCGTCGTTCTCGGCCGAAGAGGTGCCGGATGTCGTGTCGCGCATCATCGATACCTTTGTAAAGCATCGCGACGGCGAAGAGCGCTTCAGCGAAACCTATGCGCGGGTGGGCGTCGCACCGTTCAAGGAACACGTCTACGCATCGCGGCCGAAGGCCAACGCCTGAGAGGAAACCAGCACCATGGCATTGATCATCAAGAACCGCGAAGTCGTGGAAGACCGTTGGCATACCGTGCGCGCGAATGCGGAGGGGCAACTCCCCGAGCCGCAGGACCTGCCGCATGGCGCCATCATCGTGCCGTTCACGTATTGGAGCGCGAACCGTGACGCGCTGACCGCGTCGCGGAGCAAAGCCGATCTGGGTATCTGGCTGGCGCCCACCGATGAGCCGGCATCGTTGCTGGACGATATCGATTCGGTGACGGTATTGGCCGTCGATTTCCCGGCTTTCAAGGACGGTCGCGGTATCAGCATCGCGCGTTTGCTGCGCGAGCGCTACGGCTGGAAGGGCGAGATTCGCGCGATCGGCGATGTGTTGCGTGACCAGATCGGCTATATGTCCCGCTGCGGCATCGACGCGTTCGCGGTCCGCGCGGACAAGGACATTCACGATGCCTTGCACGCCTTCGACGAGTTGACCTTGCACTATCAAGGCGCCGTTGACGATCCGCGTCCGCTGTTCCGTCGCGTGCAGCGGCAGGGCGCGCCGGCGGCGTCGGCAACGCAGTCCTGAACGGAGTGACGACGATGGCAACGGAAACCCGTAGTTCGCCGTTGGCGGATGCAGCCGATCCGGCTGTTGCGGTAGCGGCTTCCGAGACCGAGGTCGGCTCGGTCAGTGCTGTCAGCACGATCATGCGCCCGGTTTTGTCGGGGCCACGCCGGGACGGACCGCGTTCGCAGCCCTTGGACGCGTTGATTACCGAGCTGGATGCACGTCTGGACGGCATTGCCGCGGCGCATCCGGGACATCGCGTCAAACTCGCAAGCAGCCTCGCGGCGGAAGACATGGTGCTGACGCACGCGATTCTTTCGCGGCGCGTCGATATCGGCATTTTTACGCTGCAGACCGGCCGCTTGCACGCGGAAACGGTCGGCATGTTGGATACGGTGGCGAACCGCTATGGCTATCGGATCGAGACGTTCGAACCGCAGCCGGACGCGGTGGCACGATACGTCGACGCGCACGGACTGAATGCCTTCTATGAAAGCGTTGCGCTGCGCAAAGCGTGTTGCGATATGCGCAAGGTTGAGCCGCTGAACCGCGCGCTGGCCGGTGTCGACGCGTGGGTGACGGGGCAGCGACGGGAACAGTCGGTGACACGGACCGAGCTGCCGCATCGGGAGCACGACGGTGCACGCGATATCTCGAAATACAACCCGCTGGCGGATTGGACCGAAGCCGATGTCTGGGCTTATCTGGATCAGCTCGATGTGCCGGTCAACCCGCTGCACGCGCGGGGTTATCCGAGCATCGGCTGCGAGCCGTGCACGCGCGCGGTTCGGGTGGGCGAGGATAGTCGCGCGGGACGATGGTGGTGGGAGTCGCGCGATACGAAGGAATGCGGATTGCATCAGAACGCCGTGACGTCAGACAGCAAGCAGTGATATGGATTGGAGTGAATGAGCGACATGAACAGCCCTATTGAGTTGAAGACCGCTGCCAACGGTACGGCGGCGCAGGCCGGCGACACGCAGGCGGCGGGCGGCATGGACCATCTGGATTGGCTCGAAGCCGAATCCATCCATATCCTGCGCGAAATGGTGGCGGAATGCCGCAAGCCGGCGCTGCTGTTCTCCGGCGGCAAGGATTCGGTCGTCGTCCTGCATCTGGCGCTGAAGGCCTTCGGCCTGGGCCCGCAACGCAAGACGACGTTACCCTTCCCGCTGGTGCACATCGATACCGGTCACAACTTCGACGAAGTCATCACGTTCCGCGACCAGCGTGTCGCCGAATTGGGTGCCGAGTTGATCGTTGGTCATGTCGAGGACTCGATCCGTCGCGGGACCGTGCGTCTGCGTCGCGAAACCGATTCGCGCAATGCTGCGCAGGCCGTGACGTTACTGGAGACGATCGCCGAGCATCAGTTCGACGCCTTGATTGGCGGCGCGCGTCGCGACGAAGAGAAGGCGCGTGCGAAGGAGCGGATCTTCTCGTTCCGCGACGAATTCGGTCAGTGGGATCCGAAGGCACAGCGCCCCGAGTTGTGGAGCCTGTATAACGCCCGTCTGCATCAGGGCGAACATCTGCGCGTGTTTCCCATCTCGAATTGGACCGAACTGGATATCTGGCAATACATCGGACGCGAGCAACTGGCGCTGCCGTCGATCTACTACGCTCACACGCGCGAAATCGTACGGCGTAGCGGCTTGCTGGTGCCGGTGACGCGACTGACGCCGCCACGCGACGGCGAAGTCGCGGAGCAGGCGCTGGTGCGCTTCCGCACGGTCGGCGATATCAGCTGCACCTGCCCAGTGTCCAGCGATGCCACCGACGTCGAGGCGATCATCGCCGAGACGGCCGTGGCCGATGTGACCGAACGCGGCGCAACCCGGATGGACGACCAGGCATCCGAGGCGGCAATGGAACAACGCAAGAAGCAAGGCTATTTCTGAGCAGGGCGGACCGATCATGAGCACACAACCTCTCAATGCCGCGGTGTCGGCGAATACCGGCCTGTCGGGCACGATCGACGGCAGCGGTCCGGTAGCGGACCTTGGCGTCTTGCGTTTCATCACGGCGGGCAGTGTCGACGATGGCAAGAGCACGCTGATCGGACGGCTGCTGTACGACAGCCGCGCGGTGCTGAGCGATCAGCTCGGCGCCTTGGCACGGGCGAAGAACAAGCGCACTGTCGGCGACGAGATCGATCTCGCCTTGCTGACGGACGGTTTGGAAGCCGAGCGCGAGCAGGGCATCACGATCGATGTCGCCTACCGTTATTTCGCCACCGGTCGTCGCAAATTCATCATTGCCGATACGCCGGGACACGAGCAATACACGCGCAATATGGTCACCGGTGCATCCACTGCGCATGCGGCCATCGTGTTGATTGATGCCACGCGCGTGACGATCGAAGGCGACACGACGACGCTGCTGGCGCAGACGAAACGCCATAGCGCGATCGTCAAGCTGCTCGGCATCAAACACGTGATCGTGGCCGTGAACAAGATGGATCTCGTCGACTACAGCGAGAGCGTGTTCGACAAGATCCGCGAGGCCTACGTCGCATTGGCGCAGCGCCTGGGTCTTGAAAATGTCCGCTTCGTGCCGGTCTCGGCGCTGAAGGGCGATAACGTCGTGACGCCGAGCGAGCGGATGCCGTGGTATGGCGATGGCCCGCTGCTGTCGACGCTGGAACTGCTGCCGGTGGCGCAGAACCTGGCCGCGCTGCGTTTCCCGGTGCAATGGGTGGCGCGTCAGGACGGCTCGCAGGCAGATGACTTCCGCGGCTATATGGGGCGCATCGAGTCCGGCAGCTTGAAGGTGGGACAGCGTATCCAGGTACTGCCCAGCGGCATCGATGCGGAAATTGCCGAGTTGATCGCGCCGGTGCCGGGCGGTACCGCATCGGTGGCTGAAGCGCATGCCGGTCATTGCGTGACGGTGCGTCTGAGCGCCGATGTCGACGTATCGCGTGGCGATATGTTTGTCGAGGCGGCGGGGACGGAAGGGGCGGTCGATACGGCCCAGGTTCAGGGCGGCGGGAGCGTGGCGCGCAAGCTCGTGGCCGATATCTGCTGGCTGGGCGAGGAGCCGCTGTCGTCGCAGCGTAAATACCTGCTGAAGCAGACGACGGCCACGGTCTTCGCGCGCGTGTCGGCGGTCCATCACACGTTGGACGTGCACACGTTGTTGAACACCACGGAAGACAGCGCGGGCGCCGCCGTGACCGTGAAGATGAACGATATCGGTTCGGTTTCGCTGAATTTGCAGAAGCCCGTCGTCTGCGACACCTATGACAACAACCCGGCCACCGGCGCATTCGTGTTGATCGACGAAGCGACGTATCATACGGTTGCGGCGGGCATGATCCGGCAATTCAGCGCCTGATCATTGCCGTCGTGGGCGGTCGCACGGTCTTCCGATAGGCCGCGTGCGGGACGCCAGGGATGGTGCGCGTGGCAATGCGTATCGTCGGCAACGATAGTCGACGTAGACGGGCAGGGACTCCCCGCGAGGGGCAAACGATGACAGCAAAGGTTTATCTCATTGGTGCGGGGCCTGGCGCGGCCGACTTGATCACGGTCCGTGGCGCGCGCTTGCTCGCCCGCGCGGCAGTCGTGCTGCACGACGCGCTGGTCGAACCCGACATGCTGGAATTGGCGCCGGATGCCCGTTTGATTCCAGTGGGAAAGCGTTGCGGCAAACACTCCAGCGCCCAGCATTTCATCAACAAGCAGTTGGTGGATGCGGCGAAGGCGCAGGCTGACGGTCAGATCGTCGTCCGTCTAAAAGGGGGCGATCCGATGCTCTTCGGACGCGCCGACGAGGA
Coding sequences within it:
- a CDS encoding FAD-binding oxidoreductase; this encodes MHSNLIGRLRGAVGDAGLILDAPGQATYLTDWPRKWSGTTPVVVRPASTDEVAAVMRICHETRTPVVPQGGNTGMTGAGIPDKQGGQIVLSLNRMNRILDVDVVSNTMTVEAGVILQQVQQAAADADRFFPLSLGAEGSCTIGGNLATNAGGIAVLRYGNTRDLTLGVEVVLPDGRVWDGLRALRKDNSGYDLRDLFIGSEGTLGIITRAVVKLFPAQHGRATAWVGVPSHGDAVQLLSMMQSICGERIIAFEMMSEFGLSVILRHVADTQRPLGDVHPYYVLVEIADAQRETPPVLLEEALAKALESGLAHDAVIAVNDRQRQAMWKIREGVSQAQLREGNPLKHDIALPIAQIAPFIDAADALVAAHFPQLPVLNFGHIGDGNLHYNVLLPHDLCDDERERLTREVNLKIHDLAIAYRGSISAEHGVGLLRRDELRRYKSAVETDLMLAIKRALDPDQLMNPGKVL
- a CDS encoding TetR/AcrR family transcriptional regulator: MNVSYNAAMKYEKHPAAEARGPGRPREFEMSAVVDGAIRIFRERGYHATSVGDLSAATGLTAGSLYKAFGDKRGVFIAAFDRYVEMRHAKIQAGLGAESTGRDRIRAVLQVYADVSFGTEGRQGCLVLSCAMTLASFDEEVAQKIAASMRRTEDLLRRLVREGQKDGSIAQDVKADASARALLAMLQGFRAIGKFGQSRDEMRAVVDETLRLLR
- a CDS encoding alpha/beta hydrolase, with the translated sequence MHSISIGGLANATAPASRPDPALAGFVHRFETVNGVRLHYVEGGKRDGDALVLLAGFPESWYAWRKVMPLLAAHYRVIAPDLPGQGDSDCPMDGYDTTSLATTIHGLLGQLEVKRYHLAAHDVGAWVAYPYAAMHGDEVQRLVVMDAGIPGVTLPDMLPTAPDRAWRTWHFSFHVVPDLPELLIGGKERVYLDWFLRRKAANPACFSEADVDEYLRTFTRMGALRAGLGYYRAAGESARQNRAFVAKGKLRMPLLALSADQGSIPDMAGPLRAFAENVQGETISHCGHFLPEEQPEAVAAVMRRFLG
- a CDS encoding lysozyme inhibitor LprI family protein gives rise to the protein MSRVLSRSISLRLMLLSLPLVAGAFVSPFASAQSCPADDETTMCMNQRLSREFAAADKKLNLSYQKLMKQLAGPKSDDADYPAVRASLIDAQRNWVAFRDSDCKGQYMLNIGGTLRDAVYLTCKIDRTNVRIKQLDRWTQGD
- a CDS encoding DUF86 domain-containing protein, with amino-acid sequence MNAKQRALRLADYLEHMLEASHLARAYIADIDKTRFLETRMIQQAVLMNLVIIGESATQIRNEFPAFLEANPDSALPWKNIIGMRNRMIHGYFDTDLEIVWNTVKTHLPTLEIQLAKLAAAAERQQGPDA
- a CDS encoding nucleotidyltransferase family protein yields the protein MRPSVALNTHRARIRQIVAANKASNPRIFGSVARGDDREGSDIDILVDALPGATLFDLGGIQYELEELLGVGVDLLTPNDISVKFRAAILDAAVPV
- a CDS encoding CysB family HTH-type transcriptional regulator gives rise to the protein MNLHQFRFVREAVRQNFNLTEAAKALFTSQPGVSKAIIELEEELGVEIFRRHGKRVRSLTEPGRLILASVERILQEVESLKRVGSEFAAQDQGNLTIAATHTQARYALPAAVAEFRRRFPKVHLSILQGNPTQVAEMVLRDQADLAVATEAIADYPGLTSVPCFQWMHVAIVTHDHPLASRGELSLEDLVRYPLITYGSAFAGRTKIDQAFERRGLKPDIVLEAIDSDVIKTYVELGLGVGIMSDMAYQADRDKSLKAMPVGHLFGSNVTRIALKQGAYLRSYIYTLVELLSPQTDRKLLDQALRGSDGERYEL